Below is a window of Leguminivora glycinivorella isolate SPB_JAAS2020 chromosome 11, LegGlyc_1.1, whole genome shotgun sequence DNA.
TACTACTTTATTTGTAATTAAGTTGGCCTCATTTTAAGATTAGCCCGGATTGGATAACAAAAGGGTGCAACTACTACCATCAACTTACCTGTTTGACAGCGGCTGCCAGGTCTTAGGGACCAAAAAAAGGTAGGCAACTGAGGTGCTGCATAATGTGTATAGAGTACACTTTCTACTGGAGTTTGTTTCATTTGGTAAACACGTCGGCgaaattagttaaaaatattaatttttcaaagatttttaaaaaatattcttgACCACTTTTATTGAGGTTGCCATAGTAAGACATgttcagaaacttattttatttaataaaatattattttcatctggTTAACACGTCAGTGAAGATCGAGCCTAAGTACGGATCTTAGACTATATGTAGCACTTACGTACTGCTTTATGAATTTTGTGTTTTAAGTAGTACTAaatcttttaaaaatattgtcaGTGAAACTATCGCTTTATTGACTGATGTTGTCTGTCAATCGATTAACGATACAAAAGTGCGGGTATATCAGGCAAAGTGGCCAGTGGCCACtcaggttatttttttttataaaattaaaaactaaactcaataaaaaaatgacaaacCTTAAATCCTTGCACTGGACCTCTGCAAAGGTAGTCAAGGTCTACTTCTGAAGCCTTTATTATAAATGTCAATCCGGCTTTGGCTCCATAtccctaaaaaataaaaatagaagaCATTATTATGATCCATAAATCAATCATACAGTTATAAGTCAAATAAATGCAAATAATCATACAGTTAAGCTCTTCAATTTCACAGCCACAAGCCTCAAAATGCTGTTCCAATACATATTCTTTTAGAAAATTAATTGGTTTACTCTCCAGATAGTCTCTTATCAGTATACATGTTCCGCCTCTTTTTTTGAGTCTCGAAAAGCAAGCTGCCAGTTTAAAACCACTGACATTGATGTTTAATTCGTTACCTTGTTGAACAAATGTTTCGGATAGGCATATAACGTCTAAATATTTGCCCTGGTTTACTTGTAAATCATTTAAAGTTACTTCAAATATGTCTTTTTTACTTAACAATCCGGCTATGTTTTGGTGTAGAATTAAGAAAGAGTTAAGCCTATCATTCAATATTTGGACCTTCTTGGTCAAGAAAAAACTGGTTCTCGGTTTGTGTGCCGGTAGTGACTTGGAAGGTATTTTTATTATCACTATTACAAGGTGTCATGTCATGTGGAATAATTTTAGCAGTCTTTGTCAAAGCGTAGTCAGAATATTTGTGATGTTGATTGTACTGATCTATATCTAGGATGCACTCATTTAAGTCCttgaatattgtttttaaggcTACATTGTTTATAAGGCCAGATGATTTTCTGAACATTTGGCTGGTATagtctatttttttatttgaatcaaacATATAGGCGTATTCGTTTCTACAGATGTCATGATACAACATATTATTAAACTTTTCTACCCGCTGGTTGAACAGTATGCCAAATTCATGTAATTTAAAGTTCGGCAAGCAAATAATCTTATTTGTGTGTCTAATATTTTCTAATTTTGACCTTATAAAGCTAACAGCTTTATTATAGTCTATAGTAGATTCGAAATCAGCTGCACCAATGAATATTATGCAATAATCTTCCATTGTGAAGTCTTCTGTTTTTCTGTCAATATCTTTCAGTAGTTCCTGTATCCCTGCTTTAGACTTAATATAATGACAGATATTATTGGCTTCAAACGTATCCTGGGCAGTTGTTAATATCTTGTTAGTGTTGTCGCTACTAATTATGCAAAATTTCCTTCTTAATATGTCTTGGTTTATTATGTCCTCATTTATTGGAGTCTTATCTCTATTTATACATTCTTGACCCGTATTGTCTTTatctgttaaaatattttcttccGATTGTGAACATGCTTCTTTGTTGTCTTTCAGATCTGTTTCATTTTCCTCTGCTTTACTTTTATTATCTTCGTTGTTAGTTCTTTGACAATCTGAAGTGGAAGCGGGTTGTTTATCGAAAGTTACTGGTGGTTCATTTTGTGATACACATACTGGTGACTGGATTAAAGGAGTATCGTCATCGCTATCTATATCTTCAGTGCGTCTTTTCCTTAGTACATCGTTTTTTAAGGGGGTTAGCTTTTTCAAGGATCCTTTGTCCGTTAGTAGCATTTTGTAAATATCTCTCTTTTTTTGCTGTTCTTCAAGTTTCTTCTCTAAATCGACGATTGTAGTATTTAACCGATCTATCTCTTCGTGTGCACTCGCTAATTGGACTGATAGCGTATTTACTTGCGTTTTTAATTCATCAATTAATAAAGGGTTTTCCATTGATGAGATATTTGGTAGGCTCTGAGTACTAAGGTTTAAGTCGCTATCTGCAGTTAATTCTGCCTCTGAGTCTGAATCGGTCAGAGTGTCAGTCAAAGATTGTTGCTTTGGTGTTGTACTATTATTCAAAGTTTCATTTAAGTCTAGGCAAACTTTTTGCGGGCATTTCTTGCATTTAAACTTCTTTTTATCTTCAGCGGTCATCGAATAAAATCGCTTCGGTCCATCAATGCAGTTTGGGTGGTAATGTGATACGCAAACTGTGCAAATTAAGAAATTCCTGCTTGTAATATCTTTTGTGCATTTTGAGCAGATGTGTGCCATTCTTATTTATTGCAAAAATAGTCACGGAGGAAAAATAACGCCTTAGTCGCCGTTGATAACGTTACGATACCGTTGATAACGTTATGAGGCAAATGATTGCTGTTTCCGAACGAATGCAGCTGTCACGGATGACACTTGTGACTTGACAGTTCTATCAGAGCAGCTGATCATGTACCGTGTTTTAGCACTTGTTGTCTTAATTAATTAGTCTGTTATTTCAAAATGTGTGCATGTGTGCGTGTTTTTTCAATAGTTTTCGCATTTTATAAACTTCATAAATATGATTGGTGGCTCACCCGGATGTCGAGGTGTTATGAATTGGTGTTTTGGCTCCTACGTCTGTGTGTTCCAGTATCGTTAGCACAGTTAAGTCTtggttttctattttttatcgCAATTATTATATGGGAGAGCTATAACAGTATGTTTACCAGCTCATTGACAGCTGTCAACTCCTCCAATGTCGATAAAGTTTGTACCAATATTAGTAGATATGCCTATGTTTTAATGCGCCTGTCAAAAACTGCTGATAAAAACACAGTCATGAAAGCATATCACGCATTTGTGGCATCTAACTTAAGATACGGATTACTGCTCTATGGCAATTCACCTCATATAAATCGTACCCTTATTGCCCAAAAGAAGTGTATAAGGGCAATCTGCAACACCTCGCGACGGACGTCTTGCAAAAACCTATTTGTGGATCTAAAGTTGTTAACAGTACATGCCCTGTATATATATGAAGTGTGTATCTTTGTAAAAATGCACCCTAACATGTTCAAAAAAAAAGGGGAAATAACACACTTTAACACAAGATTTCCAAACAAGCTAGTCCTACCAAAAATAAacactaaaatgaaaaatagctgCTGTTACACAATgtgcattaaaatatttaataaactgCCTGAAGATATGAAAGAATTACCCCTtaatagatttaaaaataaattatacatatacctaagtCAGCAGAGTTACTACAGTTTAGATGACTTCTTAAATTGCAATAACGTACAGACTGATTACTGAAACTTAACTATTAactatttaggtacttattgttttaaattaattggTCTGAATTGTTGTACCTACTGACATCTAAAAACTGTGACATTCTTTATACCTTctaatttactcaaatattgctcttttcttattttaatgtttaatcTTCTTTTATAATAGACGTatctttatgaattttaattttttttctcatgttGAACCTAAGTTGCTAAACAATATTTGACATACcaaataatgtaaattgttatgtaatttaattatggTGGGCCTAGCTTACTGTCTTCTTTTTCTCCCCTTGTTTGACATATAATTATCGTTAAgaattgaataataaaattattgttataaGTAACTTAAGATAAATTAGCTAGTAAGGAATTAATTTGCATGACTTTTTGAAGTCTAAATGTACGCTCATATAACCATTGTAACATCTTATTGTACTACAtttatagcaaataaatatattatattatattattatatattatattattataatctgtAGGTAGGGACAAATTCTGAACAGGTTTATGTTCAACTTTTTGATCGACATTTTTGAGTATATCTGGAGGGTCTCAAACTGTCTCTagagttacaaaaaatcttAAATGCCTATTTTTGAAACAGCATCAGCAACGATGACATGATACCAAAAAAATTTGATCAAGTGTCAAAGATACTTACAGAGCCTCTGTGAGGGTATGTGACTATCGGTGTATCCTCAGGGTATCCATTTTCCAAACTCCAAGTCGTTGTATGATTTGGGTTTCCCTCTTGTAGGTATTCGTAGTCGTGAtgtaaacttgaaaataaacACGTAGAGTAAACAgctcatatatatatatacagtatgtaaactaacgaaaaccatttactgtaacccgtaaatgtccaggtgatactgagaaacttttactatgggaccaacacccaaaacgcgaaataaaaatttactctcccataggaaatacttactataaaataaaactacctatgaaactgtcagaagatattttcgtgatttcggggttgatcccatagtaaaagtttctcagtatcacctggacatttacgggttacagtaaatggttttcgttagtttacatactgtatatatatatatatatatacatattattagggaaaattaatttagtcgtcatcagtaggtaggtaattactAATTATACAGATTGTTTTTCTTTACTCTCATTTCGCGAGGTGACCCTGAGCCTAAACAACTTTAAAGGATCAACTttgaaaacgcattttttgctgATCATGCCAGATGCTTTCTACAGGCAAAAAAGCGACTTTAGGCTTGGGACACTATAGATTTCTCAGTACGAGgactatttttattaatttaagcaAACAGCAAAGTAAGTATAAGGTTTGAAAAAGCTCCGTAATGTCTTACTTACTTTTCCAATCGTAACATTTCCTCGGCTCCTAGTGTGTTAAATGTGTAACATATTCCTTCCTCTGTCAGAATTGGCGAGAACAGGTCTGAACAATAATCTCTGTTTATATTTTCCCATTTGCATCCAAAGAAAGATTCGGTAATGTTGGGGCATACCTAGACAAAAAGTTGACTCATAAATCTCATAATCAAGTAGGAAAAAAGGACATTCAAGTTGGAAATTACATGAATGAAAGTACTGACACAAACAGCTAGGTACATATATTCAGGGGCGTagtttaagagcgttataacatttcggcgtcgggcgaaattaggtattttacccgccgcgcgagcccaatatgccgaccctttctagcacgtcttataactcgctcgcactacaataatggacaaaacaatcttgatccttcctatggaattttgataacaaccacaatctaccatctcgatataaacttttgatttctaataaacattattttgtacgaaaagatagaatatagcgcaaaataatattaattacgttaaaatttatttaatttgccgtgtggtgacgggttaagaatttcaccaccccctttcttcccgtgggtgtcgtagaaggcgactgtgggatatgggttaaattgtggcgtaggcgagaggctggcaacctgtcactgcaatgtcacagtttcgttttctttcaaccccttatttgccaagactggcactgaaacctgagtagtttcatgtgctctgcctaccccttcatgggacacagtgattgtatgtattgtatgtatgtatgtaatttatttaaaaatttaaagtaataattataaactgtgatcatatttaagtagatcccatcccaaatgtttgcttttgttatatgataagtattagagtaaagtatatattaatatgatgataaaataagtcaaatataattctaattacttcaaggtgttactcaaggtctgatgatggagagagattgtggtcaccaaaaatcaactcgcatatttgaataacataaaaaactaagtggttcagttacatgggtttattggtaccggtgaccaccatctggctccaacatcagaccctcagtaccacctcttgtcaaaggtcttattaagaagaagtaagaacccaatgagcctgattactaaatggtttagttacatggatcactggtactggtgaccaccatctggctccatcatcagaccctgagtaccacctcttgtcaaaggtcttattgagacgatcccaatgagcctaaagacgatgtggtttagtcatatggttcattggtactggtaaccaccatctgtctccatcatcagatcccgagtaccacctcttgtcaaaggtcttattgagacgatcccattgagcctaaatacgaagtggtttagtcatatggttcattggtactggtgaccaccatctggctccatcatcagaccctgagtaccacctcttgtcaaaggtcttgttgagacgaacccaacgagcctaaacacgaagtcgtttacttacatggttcactggtactggtgaccaccttctggctccatcatcagatcccgagtaccacctcttgtcaaaggtcttattgagacgatcccattgagcctaaatacgaagtggtttagtcatatggttcattggtactggtgaccaccatctggctccatcatcagaccctgagtaccacctcttgtcaaaggtcttgttgagacgaacccaacgagcctaaacacgaagtcgtttacttacatggttcactgatactggtgaccaccttctggctccatcatcagatcccgagtaccatcttgatgtgtcttatcatcttgatcgtattgtaattttcgcatatttatcatcataacgttgtaatactttaacattcaaacataacaaaatattacaaaagcaaatatttacggatctaggatcaaattcgttggtcgctgtttacacacacacaatgcgaggatagcccgtgtataaacaaggcgtccgacccacacaacgataaatattctcgacgtttgcgatgaaaactcggagagcgaagcgacatacgtctcacctcctcgagctccggcgcggcactgaaatcgcaggcgtccgtcgccggtaaaataacgacaggaaggctagttttcaaaaaattggcaaaaaatcatgataaaatattataacgacaaatggataacagcaatttaagcacattgtgcagattatttatatactaaaataacttcgataacatgtagattttcggagaaatgatcacttgtttcgatgtattttcaagacaaaattgagttcgttttactttcaatttctcaatttcaaaggattaaatgataaatattgtttaatgggcctaaagtaaaagatattaggaatttaaatttaccgcatttatgagagtgagcttatcaaattgtacataataagagctccgaaatctgtgcttcgcgcggtttttcctaaacaagcatcagaaaaaaaatcattactaattgaaaaagctttttcttccatatgttttttaatgaaccgacagttaattagattttctaactgaaacaagtacttttactgtcttttagtatgagtaaagtgtacaattttgccgataaatattgtacattttacaatatatcgcctttttttgtcatagcgctcttaaggaTTTGGCGCCCCGAGCCTGTTAGCTTTTGCTGCCCCATTAAGTGATTATAAAAACTGTGAAAATAAAAGCTTTACCTCACGGGCCATGTCCGGTTGGCCATTGGGTATCGAACAAcacctgcacgggtagcatggtcgcgcgatagacgataaaatatcaggccgtccctatcgcactattagtaagtgcgatagggacggccagatgttttatcattttttctactcccgtactgttattcgtgagttacaaggtcgtacatagaactttaaaaccctacataaaagatgtcaggacaagtctatctagtctataccctgaaaacattttgtagcagtagcacgatatagctgttaaagttctataaaacattgctaccaacttaacaaaccactcacttcatcgtagaaaattaaaatattgtatgaaatcgaattcaaatgtatgagaactcgattcgacgcggctcgattcgtcttagcgGCCAGTATtcagagaaccataccatagacagttttattttcatgtttgcactcaaactgcatattcaaaatggtaggtggtgtggtccactagatagctaagatgactgaaagtaggtatttgttgaatttataattttctttcaaagtaagtgctggatcgtagaaaaagtattgtatgcaacggtgtttaactgagtcaaaaaatgctcgtggcgtctttattaacaattttcggcttcgcctcaaattgttacccacgccactcaccttttttgacctcttttaaccaccagttgcataaaatactatatcgcgcgaccataattgcctgcctgggcaTATTtcagaaattatacaaagtagtAATTACTTACCTCTTTAAGTTTAGCTACTGCGTCCGCACCACTGCCGTATTTTCTTCCAGTAGTGGGAGATAAATGTGAATCGCAAACCATGGAGACATATTCAAAGACgtgttttctaaaaaaataacgTAAAATCGAAAACTGCatatatgtttttataaatattttaatttgaatattggtaggtagtaggtacttactctTCTTCAGTGAGTTCTGTGTAATTTCCCGCAGTATCATTTCCTGTATTGTTGAGGTATAGATgatatatttctgtaaaattatattttgactGCTGGGCTTTTGTTTCGAAGCACACCGTCACAGCCGGAAAGGGTATCTATTTATAAGAGAGATATTTAGAGTAAGTATTAATTTCAGTAATAGGTCATATGTgtcttttcttttctttcctCCAGTCTAACTAAAGGGAGGAGTTAGAAATAATGGATCGAGTAAGGTTttgttcaataggctagtttcctactagtcaaatcagcttctttttaagaactgtcaaaacgatttgctaatatggaattactatgaaatactgaggagtgacgtcacggtcaattcatttactttatatctttctctttgacttattaaatataaattatgtttaaacataactactgtccatacatatttttcttctaattacaTGGTGCTTTATTTGCACtgcataaaacattttattttaattatagaaaCAGGAAACTAGCTTAACTAGCCTATTATGTTATTTGCATCTTAGGTCTattaaatattttctgaaaaacattAGTCAAAACTGAAAATAATACAGAAAGGAGGTGCCAATATCACGTTTATTACTCTGGATTTTCGTTAATCGGTTCTAGGGTATAAAATGTTACGATCTGGCAATAATTCTACTTATAGAAAATTGTTCTAAGTACTAAAGATTTACGTATACCTATATTACCTATGTAGGTCTCCTTTGAAAGGTTTACCTTCCAAACAGGCATCGGGTTCTCCGCGAAGCTCACGATGACCGGGCTCTCGTTCCACTTGATGTAGACCTTCTGTATCAGCCCCGCGCAGAGCACCACACAGCACGTGAACATGAATATCCAGAACACCCTACAATGGTAATAGTTAGACAATTTTTAGGGAGTTATTTAAGTCTGTCTCATTCTGCCCTCCTTAATGACTGTTGGAAATTAGTGGATCTTAAGGTCACTTTAAATAGGTTTACACCTAATAGGTAACAGGCTGCAAAATGTgggtaattaaaacaaaaatctgGCTTTTGTGTGGGTGGAGGGTTGGACGACTTGAACATGGTAATTTCGTGTCAAAACAATCTATTAGGTACTCAATTTTTTTCCTGCTCTGATTTGTAAACTTTATCTCTTTGAACATTGAACGCAGAATATGTTCATAGAGTCGGTGCTGGAaaagaagagtcgtgaaatgtatgagTAATCCATTCAACGACTGTTCCTGTTTCGCACAGACTAGTCACTTACTTCTCCACAAATGTTCTCTCTTTCTCACCAATGTATTTGAGGCCATGTAAATTTGAGTTAGATGTGTAATCTATTAGGTAGtcttttattatgttatttctTCCTCTTTTTGGTTTCTTCTTCGGAGATTCaagttttttattgttttctaaaTCGGGAGGCAGACCTTCTCCAACGCTTTCAGTTCTGAAACAAATTgcataaatttatattaaatttttttttttcatatttatacaGCTGAAAAAAGACCATCACAGGAAAATCTTCTTTTGATTACCGTGGATATACGAGTAGTAGGATGACATTGTGTCGAATTCACGATTTTTTAACAACGTGGTTAATTAGATAACTAGGTATGGTTTGATGAGACcgtaaaaacatatttatttaaaaaagcgAGAGCATCCTATTTTTTGATTGGTGTTTGAAAATCTTGTGATCCATATTAATTAGTGTAATGGTCGCCCCATTTAATCTCATACTTAAGAAATCTCCCAACATTTCGGTAATTTATGCCACTTAATATCAAAAACATACCTCGTGTGTCTCTTCATGTTGTCCAAATGCAACTACCCGATGGCTGTGGCGCGATGGGCGTAGTTGGTGGAATTTCATCATTACTGGTCCCGAAGGAATCGCGAACAATTAGAAAATTGAAAcgttttcatggaattattcaACATGCCATTTAGTGTTTGTTGCGAAAATGTTTGTCTCACCCAACTACTCATATTTGGTCGCCATATTTTTACTGCACTTTCATACGAAACAGAAGATAGgaacaaaaaattttttttttaagaatatcGCAAAGTCTACATTTCACAGCGCCCGCGCCACTAGTTTTTATGGATTTGCAATAAATGCAATTTTAGgacccgtatttttttttcggcCGTCTGGACAGCAGAGACTtaaggcccatttagacggtacgagaactcgcatacgagttttattacattgcggtatttgaaggctgtgcaaaattatatgtaccctcaacagcccgtaatgtatctaaaatcgcatgcgagttcgcacgccgtctaaatcaggccttacttTGTTAGCAATGATGGTTAACGTTTTTCAAACTAGGCGAAGTTTGCGTTGCGCAAGTGCGGAATTAATATGTCTAATTATATCTAGTCTACATTATGtcacaaaattattaatttattatgttcaATATGACTCTTGAACTGACACACAGACACAAACACGTGTCTGTACGATTCATAAATGCCTAGTCATTTTTTAGTTTAACGTTTCAAGTTACTCGTATTCCTTAATTACTTATTCGCCCCCGATAATATACCTACCACATTTTTTTGAGATCCCTTGAGAATGTCGCGTGGCGTCAGTCGGTATTTAGTAACTACCTATTATTTCTATCATATCTATCAATTAACGAATTAGTTGGAACTATGTTAACATTTTGCATAACTTGCTAATAGTTgtgtaggtaataaataaataatatttttttaagacaaaTTTGATCTAGTGtagttaatattatttttaggcccacttgtaccaaccacttaactcaggttataaaatggagggttaaaaCAGGTTATACAGATGGTCGTATTacatagtaggtaggtatctcCATTTTCTACCAGTGTAAGGTATACAATAGTTAGGTACACATCTTATCATGCAGGACAAAATATAaacttaaattaattatgaatactTGTGAAATATTCGTTAAGACTATAGAAACACATATCTGTTAGCCAAGCATACATTTTCTTCTTGAAAGCCTCCAGTGGTAACTTCTTTAAATCATAAGGAAGATGATTAAAAACTTTGACACCCATTGCcgtgacactattttttgtacGTTGCTGATTTATGTTTTGGGCAAATTTTATCCAATCCATACTTGGCTTGCAGCCTCAGCCTGGGTTGTTTGAGTTCAAAAAGGTGACTATTGGCTTTAACAAATATGGAAACTTCGCTAATATACAGGCACGGCAAAGTTAA
It encodes the following:
- the LOC125230915 gene encoding pickpocket protein 28-like isoform X1, whose product is MKRHTRTESVGEGLPPDLENNKKLESPKKKPKRGRNNIIKDYLIDYTSNSNLHGLKYIGEKERTFVEKVFWIFMFTCCVVLCAGLIQKVYIKWNESPVIVSFAENPMPVWKIPFPAVTVCFETKAQQSKYNFTEIYHLYLNNTGNDTAGNYTELTEEEKHVFEYVSMVCDSHLSPTTGRKYGSGADAVAKLKEVCPNITESFFGCKWENINRDYCSDLFSPILTEEGICYTFNTLGAEEMLRLENLHHDYEYLQEGNPNHTTTWSLENGYPEDTPIVTYPHRGSGYGAKAGLTFIIKASEVDLDYLCRGPVQGFKILLHNPAELPRLSVQYFRAPLSQEVVVSVKPKMMTTSDGLLPYSPNIRKCYFPSERYLRYFRVYTQANCEMECLSNFTYARCGCVHFGMVYGENMTVCSAGSIQCVQNAQKELVTVAAMSSLERDSADNSTNVIDENARDIAMRCMCMPACTSIEYEAETSQADFEWRDIFTSFKAEIPPELEDNFMTRIFIFFKEAQFITSRRSELYGPTDFLANCGGLLGLFMGFSILSVVEILYFLSLRIICLFWKRRARKRVADKPTAKLEHPYID